A genome region from Micromonospora peucetia includes the following:
- a CDS encoding ABC transporter ATP-binding protein: MTENILEVRDLVKHYPVTRGVVLKKTIGHVKAVDGVSFELKAGETLGVVGESGCGKSTLARVLMNLEKPTGGSVHYKGQDISKLSGPALRRLRRQIQLVMQDPYTSLNPRMTVGDLIGEPFEIHPEVAPKSSRRDKVKELLDLVGLNPEHINRYPHQFSGGQRQRIGIARALALRPEIIVCDEPVSALDVSIQAQVMNLLEKLQGEFGLSYVFIAHDLSVVRHLSDRVAVMYLGKIAEIGTEDEIYERPTHPYTQALLSAVPVPDPTVRDNKAIIRLTGDVPSPISPPSGCRFRTRCWKAQDICAEQVPLLEIRKGSDHPSACHFAEKREIVQTHEA; this comes from the coding sequence GTGACTGAGAACATCCTCGAGGTCCGTGACCTGGTCAAGCACTATCCCGTGACCCGGGGCGTGGTGCTCAAGAAGACCATCGGTCACGTCAAGGCGGTCGACGGGGTCTCCTTCGAGCTCAAGGCCGGCGAGACCCTGGGCGTGGTCGGCGAGTCGGGCTGCGGCAAGTCGACGCTGGCCCGGGTCCTGATGAACCTGGAGAAGCCGACCGGCGGCAGCGTCCACTACAAGGGCCAGGACATCTCCAAGCTCTCCGGCCCGGCGCTGCGCCGGCTGCGCCGGCAGATCCAGCTGGTGATGCAGGATCCGTACACCTCGCTGAACCCGCGGATGACGGTCGGTGACCTGATCGGCGAGCCGTTCGAGATCCACCCGGAGGTGGCGCCGAAGAGCAGCCGCCGGGACAAGGTCAAGGAACTGCTCGACCTGGTGGGCCTCAACCCGGAGCACATCAACCGGTACCCGCACCAGTTCTCCGGCGGTCAGCGGCAGCGCATCGGCATCGCCCGGGCGCTCGCCCTGCGGCCCGAGATCATCGTCTGCGACGAGCCGGTCTCCGCCCTGGACGTGTCGATCCAGGCGCAGGTGATGAACCTGCTGGAGAAGCTCCAGGGCGAGTTCGGCCTGTCGTACGTGTTCATCGCGCACGACCTGTCGGTGGTCCGGCACCTGTCGGACCGGGTCGCGGTGATGTACCTCGGCAAGATCGCCGAGATCGGCACCGAGGACGAGATCTACGAGCGGCCGACCCACCCGTACACCCAGGCGCTGCTCTCGGCCGTGCCGGTGCCGGACCCGACCGTGCGGGACAACAAGGCGATCATCCGCCTCACCGGTGACGTGCCGTCGCCGATCAGCCCGCCGTCGGGCTGCCGGTTCCGGACCCGGTGCTGGAAGGCGCAGGACATCTGCGCCGAGCAGGTCCCGCTGCTGGAGATCCGTAAGGGCTCGGACCACCCGAGCGCCTGCCACTTCGCGGAGAAGCGCGAGATCGTGCAGACGCACGAGGCGTGA
- a CDS encoding bifunctional metallophosphatase/5'-nucleotidase, with translation MTQPRSRGRGALRHLAAPALALAVVATLSTASRPTPAPADDQWAALAPVSVSYAAPTGGEVKGNFLSYNDFHGAIDPPGGSGATVNGTPAGGVEYLATWLKKLRAEARAEGRGTTTVGAGDLIGATPLVSAAFHDEPTIELMDEIGLDISSVGNHEFDEGVDELIRINKGGCHPVDGCQDGDGFAGAKFTYLAANTVSKKTGLPILPPIDVRFVNGVPVGFVGVTLEGTPSIVNPAGIASVKFTDEVATANKWGGLLKLFGVKAMVLLVHEGGAQSPPPATPGVSDCANFSGPVVDIVRGLRPEFGLVVSGHTHRFYSCSLPNSSGARSVVTSAGNNGQLITDVDYSLDRRTGRFTGITARNVVVENGVRNPDGSWQQSAPGAYVRNPDLVDPGAKALADKYRAAVAPIANRVVGRISADIVRDARPSGESPLGDVIADAQLAYTRSNGAQIALMNPGGIRASLPYAASAGGEAPGEITYGEAFTVQPFNNLVVTQTLTGAQLRNVLEQQFVGFNGQTTQRILQVSVGLTYSYDSTAPAGSRVSALAFGGAPVDPAASYRVTTNDFLANGGDGFTELQAGTDRATAPGFDVDALVAYLGTGTPVAPGPADRITRLG, from the coding sequence ATGACTCAGCCGCGTTCGCGCGGTCGGGGGGCGCTGCGCCACCTCGCCGCGCCCGCCCTCGCGTTGGCCGTCGTCGCCACGCTGTCGACCGCTTCCCGACCCACGCCGGCCCCCGCCGACGACCAGTGGGCCGCCCTCGCCCCCGTCTCGGTCTCCTACGCCGCCCCCACCGGCGGGGAGGTCAAGGGCAACTTCCTGAGCTACAACGACTTCCACGGCGCCATCGACCCGCCCGGCGGCAGCGGCGCGACGGTCAACGGCACGCCCGCCGGCGGCGTGGAGTACCTCGCCACCTGGCTGAAGAAGCTGCGCGCCGAGGCCAGGGCCGAGGGGCGCGGCACGACCACCGTCGGCGCCGGCGACCTGATCGGCGCCACCCCGCTCGTCAGCGCGGCCTTCCACGACGAGCCGACCATCGAGCTGATGGACGAGATCGGCCTGGACATCAGCTCCGTCGGCAACCACGAGTTCGACGAGGGCGTCGACGAGCTGATCCGGATCAACAAGGGCGGCTGCCACCCGGTCGACGGCTGCCAGGACGGCGACGGCTTCGCCGGCGCGAAGTTCACCTACCTGGCCGCCAACACCGTCAGCAAGAAGACCGGCCTGCCGATCCTGCCCCCGATCGACGTGCGGTTCGTCAACGGCGTGCCCGTCGGCTTCGTCGGCGTGACCCTGGAGGGCACCCCGAGCATCGTCAACCCGGCCGGCATCGCCTCCGTGAAGTTCACCGACGAGGTGGCGACCGCCAACAAGTGGGGCGGCCTGCTCAAGCTCTTCGGCGTCAAGGCGATGGTGCTGCTCGTGCACGAGGGCGGCGCCCAGTCGCCGCCGCCGGCCACCCCGGGCGTCTCGGACTGCGCCAACTTCTCCGGCCCGGTCGTGGACATCGTCCGCGGCCTGCGGCCGGAGTTCGGGCTGGTGGTCTCCGGCCACACCCACCGCTTCTACTCCTGCTCCCTGCCGAACTCCTCGGGCGCCCGCAGCGTGGTCACCAGCGCCGGCAACAACGGCCAGCTGATCACCGACGTGGACTACTCGCTGGACCGGCGCACCGGCCGGTTCACCGGGATCACCGCCCGCAACGTCGTCGTCGAGAACGGCGTCCGCAACCCGGACGGCAGCTGGCAGCAGAGCGCGCCGGGCGCGTACGTGCGCAACCCCGATCTGGTGGACCCGGGCGCCAAGGCGCTGGCCGACAAGTACCGGGCGGCCGTCGCGCCCATCGCCAACCGGGTCGTGGGCCGGATCTCGGCCGACATCGTCCGCGACGCCCGCCCCAGCGGGGAGAGCCCGCTGGGTGACGTGATCGCCGACGCGCAGCTCGCGTACACCCGGTCGAACGGGGCACAGATCGCCCTGATGAACCCGGGCGGAATCCGGGCGTCGCTGCCGTACGCGGCCTCGGCCGGGGGCGAGGCACCCGGTGAGATCACCTACGGCGAGGCGTTCACCGTCCAGCCGTTCAACAACCTGGTGGTCACCCAGACCCTCACCGGCGCGCAGTTGCGCAACGTGCTGGAGCAGCAGTTCGTCGGCTTCAACGGGCAGACCACCCAGCGCATCCTCCAGGTCTCCGTCGGACTGACCTACTCCTACGACAGCACCGCCCCGGCGGGCTCGCGGGTGAGCGCCCTGGCGTTCGGCGGTGCGCCGGTCGACCCCGCAGCCAGCTACCGGGTCACCACGAACGACTTCCTGGCCAACGGCGGGGACGGCTTCACCGAGTTGCAGGCCGGCACCGACCGGGCCACCGCCCCCGGCTTCGACGTCGACGCGCTCGTGGCGTACCTGGGCACCGGCACCCCGGTCGCCCCCGGGCCCGCCGACCGCATCACCCGCCTCGGCTGA
- a CDS encoding M23 family metallopeptidase — MQEDIRNENTPDAPVRHRRIGRTRVIIAAAALAGLGLGGAAFAATGNDEPSVPAAAVDTQARAEAADRADRSTRETTAPATPSASPTPSPTKASPTAKPSPKATTAKPKPKQTSKPKPSWVIPMKGAAITSCYGPRWGTQHAGIDFALPAGTPVRAAFGGTVTKAGDVGDGYGISVFVDHGNGYLTHYAHLSTAKVSVGAKVAAGQTLGLEGSTGDSTGPHLHFEVHQGQMWNQIDPAPFLRARGIDVAC, encoded by the coding sequence GTGCAGGAAGACATTCGGAACGAGAACACCCCCGACGCCCCCGTCCGGCACCGGCGGATCGGCCGCACCCGCGTGATCATCGCTGCGGCGGCCCTGGCCGGGCTCGGCCTCGGCGGAGCCGCCTTCGCGGCCACCGGGAACGACGAGCCCTCCGTCCCCGCCGCCGCCGTCGACACGCAGGCCCGCGCGGAGGCCGCCGACCGCGCCGACCGCTCCACCCGCGAGACCACCGCACCGGCCACCCCCTCGGCGAGCCCGACGCCCAGCCCGACGAAGGCCAGCCCGACGGCGAAGCCCAGCCCCAAGGCGACCACCGCCAAGCCGAAGCCGAAGCAGACCAGCAAGCCGAAGCCCAGCTGGGTCATCCCGATGAAGGGCGCGGCGATCACCTCCTGCTACGGCCCGCGCTGGGGCACCCAGCACGCCGGCATCGACTTCGCGCTGCCCGCCGGCACCCCGGTCCGCGCGGCCTTCGGCGGCACCGTCACCAAGGCCGGTGACGTCGGCGACGGATACGGCATCTCCGTCTTCGTCGACCACGGCAACGGCTACCTGACCCACTACGCCCACCTGAGCACCGCCAAGGTGAGCGTGGGCGCGAAGGTCGCTGCCGGGCAGACCCTCGGCCTGGAGGGGTCCACCGGCGACTCCACCGGCCCGCACCTGCACTTCGAGGTGCACCAGGGCCAGATGTGGAACCAGATCGACCCCGCGCCGTTCCTGCGCGCCCGGGGCATCGACGTGGCCTGCTGA
- the pcrA gene encoding DNA helicase PcrA codes for MHPLFDIPVSPPASAPAPTSPHRPRSAAVHLDPQALVEGLNGPQRDAVTHARSPLLIVAGAGSGKTRVLTHRIAYLLAARDVHPGEIIAITFTNKAAGEMKERVAHLVGPRARLMWVSTFHSACVRILRAEHEHAGLKSTFSIYDADDSRRLMQMVTRELDLDPKRYPARGLAAQVSNLKNELVDPEEFAGRAKGPNERALAEAYTLYQRRLREAHALDFDDLIMATVHLLQSHPHVAESYRRRFRHVLVDEYQDTNHAQYTLIKELVSGTEGIEPAELCVVGDADQSIYAFRGATIRNILEFERDFSDARTILLEQNYRSTQTILNAANAVIDRNTSRKPKRLWSEAGAGEPIVGYVADTEHAEADWVAREIDRLVDADETRPGDVAVFYRTNAQSRVFEEVFIRVGLPYKVVGGVRFYERKEVRDALAYLRAVVNDDDTVSLRRVLNTPRRGIGDRAEACVEALSSRDRVSFGAALRRAKDAPGISTRAANGIADFVALLDGARELAETGTPEEVLETLLTRSGYLTELEESLDPQDAGRVDNLQELVSVAREYTERIEAIGEEGERATLAGFLEQVALVADADQVPTDDPDHQGVVTLMTLHTAKGLEFPVVFLTGLEDGVFPHLRSLGDSRELEEERRLAYVGITRARQRLYLSRAVTRSAWGQPAYNPPSRFLEELPPELVRWERTEGSYTSWAGGGGGVGGRADRVPGGRGGFNGGTPKAAQLAKRLGVDASRLTTASELPQGPKVSAGDRVNHQRYGLGRVLAVEGHGPGARAQIDFGDQTMWLVLRHAPVDKL; via the coding sequence ATGCATCCTCTCTTCGACATCCCCGTGTCCCCGCCCGCGTCGGCGCCTGCCCCGACCTCGCCGCACCGGCCCAGGTCGGCGGCCGTCCACCTCGATCCGCAGGCGCTGGTCGAGGGCTTGAACGGGCCGCAGCGTGACGCCGTCACCCACGCCCGCTCGCCGCTGCTGATCGTGGCCGGTGCGGGCTCGGGCAAGACCCGGGTGCTCACCCATCGGATCGCCTATCTGCTGGCCGCACGGGATGTGCACCCCGGTGAGATCATCGCGATCACCTTCACCAACAAGGCCGCCGGTGAGATGAAGGAGCGGGTCGCCCACCTGGTGGGTCCCCGCGCCCGGCTGATGTGGGTGTCGACCTTCCACTCCGCGTGCGTGCGCATCCTGCGCGCCGAGCACGAGCACGCCGGGCTGAAGTCGACCTTCTCGATCTACGACGCGGACGACTCCCGCCGGCTGATGCAGATGGTCACCAGGGAGCTCGACCTCGACCCGAAGCGCTATCCGGCGCGTGGGCTCGCCGCCCAGGTCTCGAACCTGAAGAACGAGTTGGTCGACCCGGAGGAGTTCGCGGGCCGAGCCAAGGGCCCCAACGAGCGGGCGCTGGCGGAGGCCTACACGCTCTACCAGCGGCGGCTGCGCGAGGCGCACGCGCTGGACTTCGACGACCTGATCATGGCGACGGTGCACCTGCTCCAGTCCCATCCGCACGTCGCGGAGAGCTACCGTCGGCGGTTCCGGCACGTGCTGGTGGACGAATACCAGGACACCAACCACGCCCAGTACACGCTGATCAAGGAGCTGGTCTCCGGCACGGAGGGGATCGAGCCGGCGGAACTCTGCGTGGTCGGTGACGCCGACCAGTCGATCTACGCGTTCCGGGGCGCCACGATCCGTAACATCCTGGAGTTCGAGCGCGACTTCAGCGACGCCCGGACGATCCTGCTTGAGCAGAACTACCGCTCGACCCAGACCATTCTCAACGCGGCCAACGCGGTGATCGACCGGAACACCTCGCGTAAGCCGAAGCGGCTGTGGAGCGAGGCGGGCGCCGGCGAGCCGATCGTCGGCTACGTGGCGGACACCGAGCACGCCGAGGCCGACTGGGTGGCCCGCGAGATCGACCGGCTGGTCGACGCCGACGAGACCCGCCCCGGCGACGTGGCCGTCTTCTACCGCACCAACGCCCAGTCCCGGGTCTTCGAGGAGGTGTTCATCCGGGTCGGACTTCCCTACAAGGTCGTCGGCGGGGTGCGCTTCTACGAGCGCAAGGAGGTCCGCGACGCGCTGGCCTACCTGCGCGCGGTGGTCAACGACGACGACACGGTCAGCCTGCGCCGGGTCCTCAACACGCCGCGCCGGGGCATCGGCGACCGGGCCGAGGCGTGCGTGGAGGCGCTGTCCAGCCGGGACCGGGTCTCCTTCGGGGCGGCGCTGCGGCGGGCGAAGGACGCCCCGGGCATCTCCACCCGGGCGGCCAACGGCATCGCCGACTTCGTCGCCCTGCTCGACGGCGCCCGCGAGCTGGCCGAGACGGGCACTCCGGAGGAGGTTCTGGAGACGCTGCTGACCCGCTCGGGCTACCTCACCGAGCTGGAGGAGAGCCTCGACCCGCAGGACGCGGGGCGGGTCGACAACCTCCAGGAGCTGGTCAGTGTCGCCCGGGAGTACACGGAGCGGATCGAGGCGATCGGCGAGGAGGGGGAGCGGGCGACCCTGGCCGGCTTCCTGGAGCAGGTCGCGCTGGTCGCCGACGCCGACCAGGTGCCGACGGACGACCCGGACCACCAGGGCGTGGTGACCCTGATGACGCTGCACACCGCGAAGGGCCTGGAATTCCCGGTGGTCTTCCTGACCGGCCTGGAGGACGGCGTCTTCCCGCACCTGCGCTCGCTGGGCGACAGCCGGGAGTTGGAGGAGGAACGCCGGCTGGCGTACGTCGGGATCACCCGGGCCCGCCAGCGTCTCTACCTGTCCCGGGCGGTCACCCGCTCGGCGTGGGGGCAGCCGGCCTACAACCCGCCGTCGCGGTTCCTGGAGGAACTCCCGCCGGAGCTGGTCCGCTGGGAGCGCACCGAGGGGTCGTACACCTCGTGGGCCGGCGGGGGCGGCGGCGTGGGTGGCCGCGCGGACCGTGTGCCCGGCGGGCGCGGGGGCTTCAACGGTGGTACGCCCAAGGCGGCGCAGCTGGCGAAGCGGCTGGGGGTCGACGCCAGCCGGCTGACCACGGCGAGCGAGTTGCCGCAGGGGCCGAAGGTCTCCGCCGGCGACCGGGTCAACCACCAGCGCTACGGCCTGGGCCGGGTGCTGGCCGTGGAGGGGCACGGCCCGGGCGCCCGGGCGCAGATCGACTTCGGCGACCAGACGATGTGGCTGGTGCTCCGGCACGCCCCGGTCGACAAGCTCTGA
- a CDS encoding chorismate mutase: protein MMTDVVESDGSLARPEAGRPGPGASGSPADVPGGADDTKPEAGTGTPEPTAAARIVEIRERIDEIDRALIELWQERARLSQEVGVTRMASGGTRLVLSREREILERFRAALGADGTQLALLLLRAGRGPL, encoded by the coding sequence ATGATGACAGACGTGGTGGAGTCCGACGGCAGCCTGGCGCGCCCCGAGGCGGGCCGGCCCGGCCCCGGCGCCTCCGGGTCCCCGGCCGACGTGCCGGGAGGTGCCGACGACACGAAGCCGGAGGCGGGCACCGGCACCCCGGAGCCGACCGCGGCGGCCCGGATCGTCGAGATCCGGGAGCGGATCGACGAGATCGACCGGGCGCTGATCGAGCTGTGGCAGGAGCGGGCCCGGCTCTCCCAGGAGGTCGGGGTGACCCGGATGGCCTCCGGCGGCACCCGGCTGGTGCTGTCCCGGGAACGGGAGATCCTGGAGCGCTTCCGGGCCGCCCTCGGCGCCGACGGCACGCAGCTCGCGCTGCTGCTGCTCCGCGCCGGCCGCGGCCCCCTGTGA